In Nanoarchaeota archaeon, the following proteins share a genomic window:
- a CDS encoding DUF3467 domain-containing protein codes for MLKKEKQSNEKKHGAQFEVLVDEANQVAKFANSVKIWHTPFEFYLDFGQFIPGTNKIKVTSRIVITPQHAASLRAAIVDNIAKYEAQFGKIKDIAAMRPGAKTTISDKEKSEDTSAYVG; via the coding sequence ATGCTAAAGAAAGAAAAACAATCAAACGAAAAAAAACATGGCGCGCAATTTGAAGTACTGGTTGATGAAGCAAATCAGGTCGCAAAATTCGCAAACTCTGTAAAAATATGGCACACGCCTTTTGAATTCTACCTTGATTTCGGGCAGTTCATTCCCGGAACAAACAAAATAAAAGTCACATCAAGAATCGTCATAACTCCGCAGCATGCGGCAAGTTTGCGCGCGGCCATCGTTGATAACATTGCAAAATACGAGGCTCAGTTCGGCAAAATAAAAGACATCGCTGCGATGAGGCCTGGCGCAAAAACAACGATTTCTGATAAGGAAAAAAGCGAAGATACGAGTGCGTATGTAGGATAA